In a genomic window of Saccharothrix sp. HUAS TT1:
- a CDS encoding PQQ-dependent sugar dehydrogenase, producing MRRNPFPIGRTTTGRRSTQDSAIGRFRAASTAALLVAAGVVAAVVGSSPPAAAHAVDPADFQQVELARGVGEMGEPMTLAVLPDRSVLHTSRNGTVRRTTAAGVTGVIGTVPVYTHDEEGLQGIGVDPGFASNRFIYLFHAPPLSTPGGDAPATGTDFSAWKGVNRLSRFTLNADYTLNTASQVTVLEVATDRGMCCHVGGDIDFDAAGNLYLSTGDDSNPFDSAGYTPIDERTNRNPAYDAQRSAGNANDLRGKVLRIKVNADGSYSIPAGNLFPPGTAGTRPEIYAMGLRNPFRFNVDKPTGAIYLGEYGPDAGTSSSARGPAGLVEFNRITSAGNFGWPYCVGSNTTAEAYVDYAFPSGPSGSRFNCAAPVNNSPRNTGLGTLPAARSAWIKYDNCSLAAFGCGSESPMAAPVYRYDAANPSSVKFPPSLDGHVFATEFGRRWIKAVDVNADGSAGQISDFPWRGTQIMDAAFGPDGALYVLDYGTGWGSGDASSALYRIEYNPAGNRAPTARAGADRTSGAAPLAVAFSSAGSSDPEGGALTYSWNFGDGTTSSAANPTHTYTANGQYSATLTVTDTGGRSGAATVAISVGNTAPTVKLDSPANGALFSFGDAVPYTITASDAEDGAIDCARVKLSYVLGHDSHGHPITTRTGCSGTLQIPVDGEHDTAANLFAVFDAEYTDLGANGQPPVTTHTQHVLQLRHRQAEHFSAQSGTGLYDKAAAEGGRTVGDIQNGDWIAFEPYALAGATRFTARVSSAGSGGTLSVRTGSPTGPVLGTVTVPVTGGWETFTDVSTALATPPAGTVTLYLTFAGGSGTLFDVDAYTFGTSSGVRTGPIVGAAGKCVDVNAGSTADGAKVQLWTCNSGANQRWTFSGSTLRALDKCLDAAGSADGSVVRLWTCTGGGAQNWTAGTNGSLVNAQSGKCLDANGGSSADGTQLIVWSCHGGANQRWTLP from the coding sequence ATGCGACGCAACCCCTTTCCGATCGGGCGGACCACCACCGGGCGACGCTCCACTCAGGACTCCGCGATCGGCCGGTTCCGCGCCGCGTCGACGGCGGCCCTCCTGGTGGCCGCCGGTGTGGTGGCCGCAGTGGTGGGCTCCTCGCCGCCGGCCGCCGCGCACGCGGTCGACCCGGCCGACTTCCAGCAGGTCGAGCTGGCCCGCGGGGTCGGCGAGATGGGCGAGCCGATGACGCTCGCCGTGCTGCCGGACCGCTCGGTGCTGCACACCTCCCGCAACGGCACGGTCCGCCGCACCACGGCCGCGGGCGTCACCGGCGTGATCGGCACGGTGCCGGTCTACACGCACGACGAGGAGGGCCTGCAGGGCATCGGGGTCGACCCCGGCTTCGCCTCCAACCGGTTCATCTACCTGTTCCACGCGCCGCCGCTGTCCACGCCGGGCGGCGACGCGCCGGCCACCGGAACGGACTTCTCGGCGTGGAAGGGGGTCAACCGGCTGTCCCGGTTCACCCTGAACGCCGACTACACGCTGAACACGGCCAGCCAGGTGACCGTACTGGAGGTCGCGACCGACCGGGGCATGTGCTGCCACGTCGGCGGCGACATCGACTTCGACGCGGCGGGCAACCTGTACCTGTCGACGGGCGACGACTCGAACCCGTTCGACTCCGCCGGCTACACCCCGATCGACGAGCGGACCAACCGCAACCCCGCCTACGACGCGCAGCGCAGTGCCGGCAACGCGAACGACCTGCGCGGCAAGGTGTTGCGGATCAAGGTCAACGCCGACGGCTCGTACTCGATCCCGGCGGGCAACCTGTTCCCGCCCGGCACCGCGGGCACCCGGCCCGAGATCTACGCCATGGGGCTGCGCAACCCGTTCCGCTTCAACGTGGACAAGCCGACCGGCGCGATCTACCTCGGCGAGTACGGGCCGGACGCGGGCACCAGCAGCAGCGCGCGCGGCCCGGCCGGCCTGGTGGAGTTCAACCGGATCACCTCGGCGGGCAACTTCGGCTGGCCCTACTGCGTCGGCTCGAACACGACGGCGGAGGCGTACGTGGACTACGCGTTCCCCTCCGGGCCGTCCGGGAGCCGGTTCAACTGCGCCGCGCCGGTCAACAACTCGCCGCGCAACACCGGCCTGGGCACGCTGCCCGCCGCGCGGTCGGCGTGGATCAAGTACGACAACTGCTCCCTCGCCGCGTTCGGCTGCGGTTCGGAATCGCCCATGGCCGCGCCGGTGTACCGGTACGACGCGGCCAACCCGTCCTCGGTCAAGTTCCCGCCCTCGCTCGACGGGCACGTGTTCGCCACCGAGTTCGGCCGCCGCTGGATCAAGGCCGTCGACGTCAACGCCGACGGGTCGGCGGGGCAGATCAGCGACTTCCCGTGGCGCGGCACGCAGATCATGGACGCCGCCTTCGGCCCGGACGGCGCGCTGTACGTGCTGGACTACGGCACCGGCTGGGGCAGCGGCGACGCCAGCTCCGCGCTGTACCGCATCGAGTACAACCCGGCCGGGAACCGGGCGCCGACCGCGCGGGCGGGCGCGGACCGCACGTCCGGCGCCGCGCCGCTGGCGGTCGCCTTCTCGTCGGCGGGCTCCTCGGACCCCGAGGGCGGCGCGCTGACCTACTCGTGGAACTTCGGCGACGGCACGACGTCCTCGGCGGCCAACCCGACCCACACCTACACCGCCAACGGCCAGTACTCGGCGACCCTCACGGTGACCGACACCGGCGGTCGCTCCGGGGCCGCCACCGTGGCGATCTCGGTCGGGAACACCGCGCCGACGGTCAAGCTGGACTCGCCGGCCAACGGCGCCCTGTTCAGCTTCGGCGACGCCGTGCCGTACACGATCACGGCGTCGGACGCGGAGGACGGCGCGATCGACTGCGCCCGGGTGAAGCTCAGCTACGTGCTCGGCCACGACAGCCACGGGCACCCGATCACCACCCGGACCGGCTGCTCGGGGACGTTGCAGATCCCGGTCGACGGCGAGCACGACACGGCGGCGAACCTGTTCGCGGTGTTCGACGCCGAGTACACCGACCTGGGGGCGAACGGCCAGCCGCCGGTGACCACGCACACCCAGCACGTGCTGCAGCTGCGGCACCGCCAGGCCGAGCACTTCTCGGCGCAGTCCGGCACCGGGCTCTACGACAAGGCCGCCGCCGAGGGCGGGCGGACCGTCGGCGACATCCAGAACGGCGACTGGATCGCGTTCGAGCCGTACGCGCTCGCCGGGGCCACGAGGTTCACCGCGCGGGTGTCGTCCGCCGGCTCGGGCGGCACGCTGTCGGTGCGGACCGGCTCGCCGACGGGCCCGGTGCTGGGCACGGTGACCGTGCCGGTGACCGGCGGGTGGGAGACGTTCACCGACGTGTCCACCGCCCTGGCCACCCCGCCCGCCGGGACCGTGACGCTGTACCTGACGTTCGCGGGCGGCTCCGGCACCCTCTTCGACGTCGACGCCTACACGTTCGGCACGTCCTCGGGCGTCCGGACCGGGCCGATCGTCGGCGCCGCGGGCAAGTGCGTGGACGTCAACGCCGGCAGCACGGCCGACGGCGCGAAGGTGCAGCTGTGGACGTGCAACAGCGGCGCGAACCAGCGCTGGACGTTCAGCGGCTCCACCCTGCGCGCGCTGGACAAGTGCCTGGACGCGGCCGGTTCCGCCGACGGCAGCGTGGTCCGGTTGTGGACCTGCACCGGCGGCGGCGCGCAGAACTGGACCGCCGGGACCAACGGCTCCCTGGTCAACGCCCAGTCCGGCAAGTGCCTGGACGCCAACGGCGGCAGCTCCGCGGACGGCACCCAGTTGATCGTCTGGAGCTGCCACGGCGGCGCCAACCAGCGGTGGACCCTGCCCTGA
- a CDS encoding glycoside hydrolase N-terminal domain-containing protein has translation MSDLPRRRLMKLGAAGAGAALAPGGWTAAARPGSTAPPEVRAADDLALWYDEPAGSDWLRALPVGNGRLGAMVFGNVDTERLQLNEDTVWAGGPHDYTNTRGAGALAEIRRLVFADQWAQAQSLIDQAMLGNPAGQLAYQTVGDLRLAFPAPGAVSDYQRRLDLTTATTVTTYVANGVRHRREVIASAADQVIAVRLTAETPGAVSFTASFSTPQRATASSPDGTTIGLDGRSGDQRGIAGAVRFLVLAKAVATGGSTSSSGGALRVSNADSVTLLISIGTSYVDYRNVAGDYQGIARGRLSGAQGTAYDVLRSRHVADYRRLFGRVTLDLGRTAAADQPTDVRIARHGAAADPQFSALLFQYGRYLLISSSRPGTQPANLQGIWNDQLAPSWDSKYTLNANLPMNYWPADTTNLAECHEPVFRMIDDLAVTGARTARAQYGAGGWVTHHNTDGWRGSSVVDGAFWGMWQTGGAWLATMIWDHYLFTGDVGFLRSYYPAMKGAAQFFLDTLVVEPNLKWLVTNPSNSPELAHHANASVCAGPTMDMQVLRDLFEGCARASEVLDVDADFRTRVRATSRQLAPTRIGSRGNVMEWLHDWVETEPNHRHVSHLYGLHPSNQITKRGTPQLFEAARRTLQLRGDAGTGWSLAWKINYWARLEEGGRAHDLVRSLVTPDRLAPNMFDLHPPFQIDGNFGATSGIAEMLLHSHNGELHLLPALPPAWPAGRVDGLRGRGGHTVGAAWSGGWATELSVTPDRDGVVKVRSRVFTAPYELRDLTAGAVVQPERVEADLVRFTGQAGHTYRVTSQGQPPLVEPGVDYHLVAQHSGKRADVNGASTAVGAALVQWPGTGGANQRFEFLPSGDHYRVRARHSGLVLQVSGTGTGVDITQQRDAGTPNQLWRLVDHGGGVVSLVNQQSGLAMDVWSASTADGARISQWTATGSSNQRFQLQRA, from the coding sequence ATGTCGGACTTGCCACGAAGGCGACTGATGAAGCTCGGCGCGGCCGGCGCCGGGGCCGCGCTGGCGCCGGGCGGGTGGACGGCGGCGGCCCGCCCCGGCTCGACCGCGCCACCGGAGGTGCGCGCGGCCGACGACCTGGCGCTGTGGTACGACGAGCCGGCCGGGAGCGACTGGCTCCGCGCGCTGCCGGTCGGCAACGGCCGCCTCGGCGCGATGGTCTTCGGCAACGTCGACACCGAGCGGTTGCAGCTCAACGAGGACACCGTCTGGGCGGGCGGCCCGCACGACTACACCAACACGCGCGGGGCGGGCGCCCTGGCGGAGATCAGGCGGCTGGTCTTCGCCGACCAGTGGGCGCAGGCGCAGTCCCTCATCGACCAGGCGATGCTCGGCAACCCCGCCGGCCAGCTGGCCTACCAGACCGTCGGCGACCTCAGGCTCGCCTTCCCCGCCCCCGGCGCGGTGTCGGACTACCAGCGCCGGCTCGACCTGACGACCGCCACGACCGTCACGACCTACGTGGCGAACGGCGTGCGGCACCGGCGCGAGGTGATCGCCAGCGCCGCCGACCAGGTGATCGCCGTGCGCCTGACGGCCGAGACGCCGGGCGCGGTCTCGTTCACGGCCTCCTTCAGCACACCGCAGCGCGCGACGGCGTCGAGCCCGGACGGCACGACGATCGGGCTGGACGGCCGGTCCGGCGACCAGCGGGGCATCGCGGGCGCGGTCCGGTTCCTCGTGCTGGCCAAGGCCGTCGCCACCGGTGGGAGCACCAGCAGCTCCGGCGGCGCGCTGCGGGTGTCCAACGCCGACAGCGTCACCCTGCTCATCTCGATCGGCACCAGCTACGTCGACTACCGCAACGTCGCCGGCGACTACCAGGGCATCGCCCGAGGCCGCCTCAGCGGCGCGCAGGGCACGGCGTACGACGTGCTGCGCAGCCGGCACGTCGCGGACTACCGGAGGCTGTTCGGGCGCGTCACCCTCGACCTCGGCCGGACAGCGGCGGCGGACCAGCCGACCGACGTCCGGATCGCCCGGCACGGCGCCGCGGCCGACCCGCAGTTCTCCGCCCTGCTGTTCCAGTACGGCCGGTACCTGCTGATCTCCTCGTCGCGGCCGGGCACCCAGCCGGCCAACCTCCAGGGCATCTGGAACGACCAGCTCGCCCCGTCGTGGGACTCCAAGTACACCCTCAACGCCAACCTGCCGATGAACTACTGGCCGGCCGACACGACCAACCTGGCCGAGTGCCACGAGCCGGTGTTCCGCATGATCGACGACCTCGCCGTGACCGGCGCCCGCACCGCGCGGGCCCAGTACGGCGCGGGCGGCTGGGTCACCCACCACAACACCGACGGGTGGCGGGGTTCCTCGGTGGTCGACGGCGCGTTCTGGGGCATGTGGCAGACCGGTGGCGCGTGGCTCGCCACCATGATCTGGGACCACTACCTGTTCACCGGCGACGTCGGGTTCCTGCGCTCCTACTACCCCGCGATGAAGGGCGCCGCCCAGTTCTTCCTGGACACCCTGGTGGTGGAGCCGAACCTGAAGTGGCTGGTGACCAACCCGTCGAACTCGCCGGAACTCGCCCACCACGCCAACGCGAGCGTGTGCGCCGGTCCCACGATGGACATGCAGGTCCTGCGCGACCTGTTCGAGGGCTGCGCCCGCGCCTCGGAGGTGCTGGACGTGGACGCCGACTTCCGGACGCGGGTGCGCGCGACGAGCCGGCAGCTGGCCCCGACGCGGATCGGGTCGCGCGGCAACGTCATGGAGTGGCTGCACGACTGGGTCGAGACCGAGCCGAACCACCGGCACGTCTCGCACCTGTACGGGCTGCACCCGAGCAACCAGATCACCAAGCGCGGGACGCCCCAGCTGTTCGAGGCCGCCCGCCGGACCCTCCAGCTGCGCGGTGACGCCGGCACCGGCTGGTCGCTGGCCTGGAAGATCAACTACTGGGCGCGGCTGGAGGAGGGCGGCCGGGCGCACGACCTCGTCCGCTCCCTGGTGACGCCGGACCGGCTCGCGCCGAACATGTTCGACCTGCACCCGCCGTTCCAGATCGACGGCAACTTCGGCGCCACGTCCGGCATCGCCGAGATGCTGCTGCACAGCCACAACGGCGAGCTGCACCTGCTGCCCGCGCTGCCGCCCGCCTGGCCGGCCGGGAGGGTGGACGGGCTGCGCGGCCGGGGTGGGCACACGGTCGGGGCCGCGTGGAGCGGTGGCTGGGCCACGGAGCTGTCCGTCACCCCGGACCGCGACGGCGTGGTGAAGGTCCGCAGCCGGGTGTTCACCGCGCCCTACGAGCTGCGCGACCTCACCGCGGGCGCCGTGGTGCAGCCGGAGCGGGTCGAGGCCGACCTGGTCCGGTTCACCGGGCAGGCGGGCCACACCTACCGCGTGACCTCGCAGGGACAGCCCCCGCTGGTCGAGCCGGGGGTGGACTACCACCTGGTGGCGCAGCACAGCGGCAAGCGGGCCGACGTCAACGGGGCGTCGACGGCGGTCGGGGCCGCCCTGGTCCAGTGGCCGGGCACCGGCGGCGCGAACCAGCGGTTCGAGTTCCTGCCCTCCGGCGACCACTACCGCGTGCGGGCCCGGCACAGCGGCCTGGTGCTCCAGGTCTCGGGGACCGGCACCGGGGTCGACATCACCCAGCAGCGTGACGCGGGGACGCCGAACCAGCTGTGGCGGCTGGTGGACCACGGCGGCGGCGTGGTGAGCCTGGTCAACCAGCAGAGCGGCCTCGCGATGGACGTGTGGTCCGCCTCCACCGCCGACGGCGCCCGCATCTCGCAGTGGACCGCCACCGGCAGCTCCAACCAGCGCTTCCAGCTCCAGCGCGCCTGA
- a CDS encoding ThuA domain-containing protein: protein MRHRFARLFSIAGCVLVMVGLASPPAPAHPEGFHVLLFSKTAAGAYRHDSIPAGIAMFEQLAAQNDWELTRSEDSSVFNDAALATFDVVVMLQTSGMVWDTDAQRTAAQRYMRGGGGFVAIHNATDMNIEQQFPWWDQALGATMTAHSATVSGTAKVADHEHPSGAALPDRWTRTEEWYNFTRSVRGNAHVLVTADETTYDPGSSRMGHDHPISWCRNFEGGRLWATAMGHQASSYSEALFREHVKGGVESAGGKVRADCGPTSWSSFEKVALDDNTVGPAELDVAADGRVFYAEYGGRVKVYKPSTRTTVTAATLAVYSGGEDGLTGLALDPNFATTRWIYLMYSPAGGSEDIARVSRFTVNGDALDPSSERVLLKVPSSRQAPEPGHTGGYLAFGPNGNLYIGTGDDVQPHRSDGYAPIDERPGWASNDVQATAANTNDLRGKILRIHPEADGTYTVPSGNMFAPGTARTKPEIYAMGFRNPFRFSVHPTTGAIYAADYGPDAANDNANRGPGGTVEWNVITSPGFYGWPYCVGDNIPFNDYNFATGQSGAKFDCDRPVNNSPNNTGLTQLPAARKAEVWYGNGANGSKFPELGSSAGGEAPGAFPIYRYDENNPSPTKFPAYFDQTPFFGEWARNRMWEFRLGQDGKLLKINDFLSNLSFKSPMDMKFGPDGSMYLLEWGSGYGRDNPDSGLYRIDYRSGDRSPVATATATPTSGSSPLAVRFSSAGSHDPEGGPVGYRWEFGDGGTSTEANPSHTYTAKGQFNAKLTVTDAGGKSGVTTVVVTSGNTAPTVALSIPDGGVFGWGDTIPYTVAVTDPEDGAIDCARVSTTPALGHDQHGHDLSPIPGCSGSFRAETDTAHADLNSFWVAASRYTDNGTTGVPALEGSRKVLLQPKRKQAEHFTGSSGVRVVAQSGAESGGRIGDIGNNDWVSFTPYHFGGVDQVSLRLSSPSGGGSVELRAGSPTGALIATVPVPSTGGWDNYASTPAVGITAPSGTTELFMVFKTGTANSYDVDSMTLVGPGVGTPGSGGSTRIVGVGGKCVDVNGSSTADGAKVQLWTCNGGANQAWTRSGQSLRALGKCLNVNGGSTADGALAQLWTCNGSAAQSWAVQSDGTIRNGSKCLDANGGSSADGTQLIIWTCNGGANQRWALS from the coding sequence ATGCGACACAGATTCGCGCGCCTGTTCTCGATCGCAGGTTGCGTGCTGGTGATGGTGGGCTTGGCCTCGCCGCCCGCGCCCGCGCACCCGGAAGGGTTCCACGTCCTGCTGTTCAGCAAGACCGCCGCCGGCGCCTACCGGCACGACTCGATCCCGGCCGGGATCGCGATGTTCGAGCAGCTGGCCGCCCAGAACGACTGGGAGCTGACCAGGAGCGAGGACTCGTCGGTCTTCAACGACGCCGCGCTCGCCACGTTCGACGTGGTCGTCATGCTCCAGACCTCCGGCATGGTGTGGGACACCGACGCGCAGCGCACGGCGGCGCAGAGGTACATGCGCGGCGGTGGCGGCTTCGTCGCGATCCACAACGCGACGGACATGAACATCGAGCAGCAGTTCCCGTGGTGGGACCAGGCGCTCGGCGCGACCATGACGGCGCACTCGGCCACCGTGTCCGGCACCGCCAAGGTCGCCGACCACGAGCACCCGTCCGGCGCGGCGCTGCCGGACCGGTGGACGCGCACCGAGGAGTGGTACAACTTCACCCGGTCGGTCCGCGGCAACGCGCACGTGCTGGTGACCGCCGACGAGACGACCTACGACCCCGGCTCCAGCCGGATGGGCCACGACCACCCGATCTCGTGGTGCCGCAACTTCGAGGGCGGTCGGCTGTGGGCCACCGCCATGGGCCACCAGGCGTCCAGCTACTCCGAGGCGCTGTTCCGCGAGCACGTCAAGGGCGGCGTCGAGTCGGCGGGCGGCAAGGTGCGGGCCGACTGCGGCCCCACCTCGTGGAGCAGCTTCGAGAAGGTGGCGCTGGACGACAACACCGTCGGACCGGCGGAGCTCGACGTCGCCGCGGACGGCCGCGTGTTCTACGCGGAGTACGGCGGCAGGGTGAAGGTCTACAAGCCGAGCACCCGCACCACCGTCACGGCGGCCACCCTGGCCGTCTACAGCGGCGGTGAGGACGGCCTGACCGGGCTCGCGCTCGACCCGAACTTCGCCACCACCAGGTGGATCTACCTCATGTACTCGCCCGCGGGCGGCAGCGAGGACATCGCCCGGGTCTCCCGGTTCACCGTGAACGGCGACGCGCTGGACCCGTCCAGCGAGCGGGTCCTGCTGAAGGTGCCGTCGTCGCGGCAGGCGCCCGAGCCCGGCCACACCGGCGGCTACCTCGCGTTCGGCCCGAACGGCAACCTCTACATCGGCACCGGCGACGACGTGCAGCCGCACCGCTCCGACGGCTACGCGCCGATCGACGAGCGGCCGGGCTGGGCGAGCAACGACGTCCAGGCGACCGCGGCCAACACCAACGACCTGCGGGGCAAGATCCTGCGCATCCACCCGGAGGCCGACGGGACCTACACCGTCCCGTCGGGCAACATGTTCGCGCCGGGCACCGCGAGGACGAAGCCCGAGATCTACGCGATGGGCTTCCGCAACCCGTTCCGGTTCTCGGTGCACCCGACCACGGGCGCGATCTACGCGGCCGACTACGGCCCGGACGCCGCCAACGACAACGCGAACCGCGGCCCCGGCGGCACCGTGGAGTGGAACGTGATCACCTCGCCCGGCTTCTACGGCTGGCCGTACTGCGTCGGCGACAACATCCCGTTCAACGACTACAACTTCGCCACCGGGCAGTCCGGCGCGAAGTTCGACTGCGACCGGCCGGTGAACAACTCGCCCAACAACACCGGCCTGACCCAGCTGCCCGCCGCGCGCAAGGCCGAGGTCTGGTACGGCAACGGCGCGAACGGCAGCAAGTTCCCCGAGCTGGGCAGCTCCGCGGGCGGCGAGGCGCCCGGCGCGTTCCCGATCTACCGGTACGACGAGAACAACCCGTCGCCGACCAAGTTCCCGGCCTACTTCGACCAGACGCCGTTCTTCGGCGAGTGGGCGCGCAACCGGATGTGGGAGTTCCGGCTCGGCCAGGACGGGAAGCTGTTGAAGATCAACGACTTCCTGTCCAACCTGAGCTTCAAGTCGCCCATGGACATGAAGTTCGGCCCGGACGGCTCGATGTACCTGCTCGAATGGGGCTCCGGTTACGGTCGGGACAACCCCGACTCCGGGCTCTACCGCATCGACTACCGCAGCGGCGACCGCAGCCCGGTGGCGACCGCGACGGCGACGCCCACCTCGGGCTCCTCGCCGCTGGCGGTGCGGTTCTCCAGCGCGGGCTCCCACGACCCGGAAGGCGGGCCGGTGGGCTACCGGTGGGAGTTCGGCGACGGCGGCACGTCCACCGAGGCCAACCCCTCGCACACCTACACCGCCAAGGGGCAGTTCAACGCCAAGCTGACCGTCACCGACGCGGGCGGGAAGTCCGGCGTGACCACCGTGGTCGTGACGTCCGGCAACACCGCGCCCACGGTCGCCCTGAGCATCCCGGACGGCGGCGTCTTCGGCTGGGGCGACACGATCCCGTACACGGTCGCGGTCACCGACCCGGAGGACGGCGCGATCGACTGCGCCAGGGTGAGCACCACGCCCGCGCTGGGGCACGACCAGCACGGGCACGACCTGTCGCCGATCCCCGGCTGCTCGGGCTCGTTCCGGGCCGAGACCGACACCGCGCACGCCGACCTGAACTCGTTCTGGGTGGCCGCGAGCAGGTACACCGACAACGGCACGACCGGCGTGCCCGCGCTGGAGGGCAGCCGGAAGGTCCTGCTGCAACCCAAGCGCAAGCAGGCCGAGCACTTCACCGGCTCCTCCGGCGTCCGGGTCGTGGCCCAGTCCGGGGCCGAGTCGGGCGGCCGGATCGGCGACATCGGCAACAACGACTGGGTGTCGTTCACCCCGTACCACTTCGGCGGTGTCGACCAGGTGTCCCTGCGGTTGTCCTCGCCGAGCGGCGGCGGGTCGGTCGAGCTGCGCGCCGGTTCGCCGACGGGCGCGTTGATCGCCACCGTCCCGGTCCCGAGCACCGGCGGCTGGGACAACTACGCGAGCACGCCCGCGGTCGGCATCACCGCTCCCAGTGGCACCACGGAGCTGTTCATGGTGTTCAAGACGGGTACGGCCAACTCCTACGACGTCGACTCGATGACGTTGGTCGGACCCGGGGTCGGCACGCCGGGCAGCGGTGGCTCGACCCGCATCGTCGGGGTCGGCGGCAAGTGCGTCGACGTCAACGGCAGCAGCACCGCCGACGGCGCCAAGGTCCAGCTGTGGACCTGCAACGGCGGCGCCAACCAGGCGTGGACGCGGTCCGGGCAGTCGCTGCGGGCCCTGGGCAAGTGCCTGAACGTCAACGGCGGCAGCACCGCGGACGGCGCACTGGCGCAGCTGTGGACCTGCAACGGCTCCGCCGCCCAGAGCTGGGCGGTCCAGTCGGACGGCACGATCCGCAACGGCTCCAAGTGCCTGGACGCCAACGGCGGCAGCTCCGCCGACGGCACCCAGCTGATCATCTGGACCTGCAACGGCGGCGCCAACCAGCGGTGGGCGCTGTCCTGA
- a CDS encoding FadR/GntR family transcriptional regulator translates to MTDGAVAPGTGADASAGQPDTAQPTGPYRPGYELVAEQLLQLIAELELRPGDRMPTENELAARMGTSRTVVREAVKILSAIGRVRAHKGRGLYVADDEGMLGSSRWGGFFLPTDLDHVYMLFEFRRVQETAASRLAATHATPAELRAIGAAAETCREGHLTGQVALFDRGDDDFHLAVAAASHNQFLVAAVREARRLQRQSSTIGLLGAIGGHAAEAVEEHLAIYQAIRDGDPEAAARAAGLHLDNTLQDYRSEIQRRLFG, encoded by the coding sequence TTGACGGATGGGGCAGTGGCGCCGGGGACCGGGGCGGACGCGTCGGCCGGGCAGCCGGACACCGCCCAGCCGACCGGCCCGTACCGACCGGGCTACGAGCTGGTGGCCGAGCAGCTCCTCCAGCTGATCGCCGAGCTGGAGCTGCGGCCGGGCGACCGGATGCCGACCGAGAACGAGCTGGCCGCGCGGATGGGCACCAGCCGGACGGTGGTCCGGGAAGCCGTCAAGATCCTCTCCGCGATCGGGCGGGTGCGCGCGCACAAGGGCCGGGGGCTCTACGTGGCCGACGACGAGGGCATGCTCGGCTCCTCCCGCTGGGGCGGCTTCTTCCTGCCTACCGACCTCGACCACGTCTACATGCTCTTCGAGTTCCGCCGGGTCCAGGAGACCGCGGCCAGCAGGTTGGCCGCGACCCACGCCACCCCGGCCGAGCTGCGCGCCATCGGCGCCGCCGCCGAGACCTGCCGGGAGGGCCACCTGACCGGGCAGGTCGCGCTGTTCGACCGCGGCGACGACGACTTCCACCTGGCCGTCGCCGCGGCGTCCCACAACCAGTTCCTCGTCGCCGCCGTGCGCGAGGCCCGCCGCCTGCAGCGCCAGTCCAGCACCATCGGGCTGCTCGGCGCCATCGGGGGCCACGCGGCCGAGGCCGTCGAGGAGCACCTCGCGATCTACCAGGCGATCCGCGACGGCGACCCCGAGGCCGCCGCGCGGGCCGCCGGCCTCCACCTCGACAACACCCTGCAGGACTACCGCAGCGAGATCCAGCGCCGCCTCTTCGGCTGA